In the Chryseobacterium sp. MYb264 genome, one interval contains:
- a CDS encoding SixA phosphatase family protein translates to MKKLILVRHAKSDWPEETEDFDRPLADKGLEEAMHMSRFMKENNISIDSFVSSPAVRALNTCKIFNQTYHIHIMTDEKLYHPSESNFESVIYDLDDSHESVAFFSHNNGISNFANSMSEDIFHFPTCGVAGFEIDCNSWSEFDGAKKKLLFFYDPGKI, encoded by the coding sequence ATGAAGAAACTCATCCTCGTAAGACATGCAAAGAGCGACTGGCCGGAAGAGACAGAGGACTTCGACAGACCATTGGCAGACAAAGGATTAGAAGAGGCCATGCACATGTCACGGTTTATGAAAGAAAACAACATTTCTATTGATTCCTTTGTTTCGAGCCCGGCGGTTCGGGCACTGAATACATGTAAAATTTTCAATCAGACTTACCATATCCATATCATGACTGATGAAAAACTTTATCATCCTTCAGAAAGTAATTTTGAATCGGTCATTTATGATTTAGACGACAGCCACGAATCGGTTGCATTTTTCTCCCACAATAACGGGATTTCCAATTTTGCCAATTCTATGTCAGAAGATATTTTCCATTTCCCGACCTGCGGTGTTGCCGGTTTTGAGATCGACTGCAATTCCTGGTCGGAATTCGATGGGGCTAAAAAGAAGCTCCTATTCTTCTATGATCCGGGAAAAATCTAA
- the ruvX gene encoding Holliday junction resolvase RuvX: MGQILAIDYGKARCGIAATDDMQIIASGLDTLQTPLLVDFLKKYFSENKVDEFVIGLPVDLRGNISEVETDILKFIEIFQKEFPTVKVNRLDERFTSKMASFFISQSGKSKKQRQEKGLIDKVSATIILQNFLEQRTR; this comes from the coding sequence ATGGGACAGATCCTTGCAATAGACTATGGAAAGGCTCGTTGTGGCATTGCTGCGACGGATGATATGCAGATTATAGCGAGTGGTCTGGATACGTTACAAACTCCTTTATTGGTTGATTTTTTGAAAAAATATTTCAGCGAAAATAAGGTAGATGAATTTGTAATCGGCCTTCCTGTAGATTTGAGAGGAAATATTTCAGAAGTAGAAACTGACATTTTAAAGTTTATAGAAATTTTTCAAAAAGAATTTCCGACTGTAAAAGTGAATCGTCTGGATGAAAGGTTTACCTCAAAAATGGCTTCGTTTTTTATTTCTCAAAGTGGAAAAAGTAAAAAACAGAGACAGGAAAAGGGATTAATAGATAAAGTAAGTGCAACCATTATATTGCAGAATTTTTTAGAACAAAGAACAAGATGA
- the mazG gene encoding nucleoside triphosphate pyrophosphohydrolase, with protein sequence MNTKQEKLEAFGRLLDIMDDLREKCPWDQKQTLESLRHLTLEETYELSDAILQNDLQEIKKELGDVLLHLVFYAKIGSEKESFDIADVINSLNEKLIFRHPHIYGDTEVKDEEEVKQNWEKLKLKEGNKSILGGVPKSLPSLVKAYRIQDKVKGIGFEFHDAEDAWKKVDEEIQEFHAETDLDKKEQELGDVFFSLINYARISGINPDSALERTNLKFISRFQKMEQLAAEADFKLGEMTLEEMDVLWEKAKRLQ encoded by the coding sequence ATGAATACCAAACAGGAAAAACTGGAAGCTTTCGGAAGATTATTGGATATTATGGATGATCTGCGTGAGAAATGCCCGTGGGATCAAAAGCAAACCCTGGAATCGCTTCGTCATTTGACGTTAGAGGAAACCTATGAACTTTCGGATGCTATTTTACAAAACGATTTACAGGAGATAAAAAAAGAGTTGGGAGATGTGCTTTTACATCTTGTTTTTTATGCTAAAATTGGTTCGGAAAAGGAGAGCTTTGATATCGCAGATGTTATCAATTCATTAAACGAAAAACTGATCTTCCGTCACCCTCATATTTACGGTGATACCGAAGTAAAAGATGAAGAAGAAGTAAAGCAGAACTGGGAAAAATTAAAATTAAAAGAAGGCAATAAATCTATTTTGGGCGGAGTTCCAAAAAGTCTGCCGAGTTTGGTAAAAGCCTATAGAATTCAGGATAAAGTGAAAGGAATTGGTTTTGAATTTCACGATGCCGAAGATGCCTGGAAAAAAGTAGATGAAGAAATTCAGGAGTTTCATGCGGAAACAGATTTGGATAAAAAAGAGCAGGAATTAGGCGATGTCTTTTTCTCGTTGATTAATTATGCAAGAATTTCAGGAATTAACCCGGATTCTGCATTGGAAAGAACTAATTTAAAATTCATTTCAAGATTCCAGAAAATGGAACAGCTTGCAGCTGAGGCAGATTTTAAATTAGGTGAAATGACTTTGGAAGAAATGGATGTTTTGTGGGAAAAAGCGAAGCGTTTACAGTAA
- a CDS encoding IS5 family transposase: MLGKIREDLQQNLFKTRLTELINMEHPVVKLAGEISWDKMESEFEKLFSENGRPSIAIRKIAGMLLLKEMFKESDESVIERWIENAYWQYFTGETFFQTEQPFDPSNFVHFRKRIGDKGLEFLLGQSVSLHPKAKTEDEVQVDTTVQEKNITFPTDAKLAKKVIDNCRKIAEKESVVQRQSYRRVSKQLLRDAFFGHHPRRQKKAKMARKKLRTIGKRVLRELERKLPKDVLKGYEDVFKIYLKALTQERTTKDKIYSLHEPQVACIAKGKSGKAYEFGTKVAVVRGRKTGIISSVKRFSGNPHDSKTLEESLAQSERVRKSVGGTRPTKATTDRGFKGIKEVEGTAILLPAKKEKTKYGQQVARLRFRARAAIEPCISHLKRNHSLGLNFLKGVAGDINNALLAGIGYNLKMRLNQIKQQILLWLELVLRIFLGKYNFQSQKTAF; this comes from the coding sequence ATGTTAGGCAAAATAAGAGAGGATTTACAGCAGAATTTATTCAAGACCAGGCTTACGGAGCTTATTAATATGGAGCATCCGGTGGTAAAATTAGCTGGGGAGATTTCCTGGGATAAAATGGAGTCAGAGTTTGAGAAATTATTTTCAGAAAACGGAAGACCTTCTATTGCTATCCGTAAAATAGCAGGAATGCTTTTGCTCAAGGAAATGTTTAAAGAAAGTGATGAAAGTGTAATAGAGAGATGGATTGAGAATGCGTATTGGCAATATTTTACCGGAGAAACCTTTTTCCAGACAGAGCAGCCTTTCGATCCGAGCAATTTTGTACACTTCAGAAAAAGAATTGGAGATAAGGGTTTGGAATTTCTTTTGGGACAAAGCGTTTCTCTCCATCCCAAAGCCAAAACAGAAGATGAAGTTCAGGTAGATACGACGGTTCAGGAGAAGAACATTACCTTTCCTACCGATGCCAAATTAGCAAAAAAAGTAATCGACAATTGTAGAAAAATAGCAGAAAAAGAGAGCGTTGTACAAAGACAAAGCTACAGAAGAGTGAGCAAACAATTATTGCGGGACGCTTTTTTTGGACATCATCCCAGAAGACAGAAGAAGGCAAAAATGGCGAGGAAAAAGCTCAGGACGATTGGTAAAAGAGTTCTTCGGGAATTGGAAAGAAAACTTCCTAAAGATGTTTTGAAAGGCTACGAAGACGTTTTTAAAATTTACCTTAAAGCACTCACCCAAGAACGTACCACGAAAGATAAAATTTACAGTCTTCACGAGCCACAAGTTGCGTGTATTGCGAAAGGAAAATCGGGAAAAGCATACGAGTTTGGGACAAAAGTAGCAGTAGTAAGAGGTCGGAAAACAGGGATCATCAGCTCGGTAAAGAGATTTTCTGGCAATCCTCACGATAGTAAAACTCTTGAAGAATCATTGGCACAGAGTGAGAGGGTAAGAAAATCCGTTGGCGGAACAAGACCTACGAAAGCCACTACAGACAGAGGATTTAAAGGAATCAAAGAAGTGGAAGGAACAGCAATTTTGCTTCCCGCAAAAAAAGAAAAAACAAAATATGGGCAACAAGTAGCCAGATTAAGATTCCGGGCAAGAGCAGCCATAGAACCTTGTATCTCTCATTTAAAAAGAAACCACTCCTTAGGATTAAACTTCCTGAAAGGAGTGGCTGGAGATATTAATAATGCATTATTAGCAGGGATTGGATACAATTTGAAGATGAGATTGAATCAAATCAAACAACAAATTCTTCTTTGGCTCGAACTTGTTCTCCGAATCTTTTTAGGCAAATATAATTTTCAAAGTCAAAAAACAGCTTTTTAA
- a CDS encoding serine hydrolase, which produces MKKKFSFFLFLLTVGAANAQVEEKKLDELVQNTLKTFDVPGMSVGIIKDGKVIYSKGFGVRSLTTKQPMDDNTLVGIASNSKGFTCTALAILADEGKLDWDDKVSKYIPEFQMYDAHVSQNVTIKDLVTHRAGLGLGQGDLMFFPEGGNLTVNDIVHNVRYLKPENPFRTTLDYNNIMFIVAGEVIHRVSGLSWAEFIEQRIMKPVGMTSSFGSYNRAKAVANKIDAHAPVDGKAIAVPHDWNETGNAAGGIMSNIKDMTTWAECLLNNFTTKDGKKLVSDKNVQQLWSLQIPDKVAAKNPYDTSFYGYGMGWFLSDVKGHKQIQHTGGLIGTVTQFTLIPDLKLGIVVLTNQQSGAAFNTITNTVKDSYLGVADRNWLKTYGERMIKVDELYDKQKKEAFAKSETFKKEKNLHPKSEQFVGTYHDVWFGDVDIAQQGNMYRLSCKNSPRLKGELLPFSNNSFIIKWDDRSYDADSYIIFNYDESGKAQSAKLKAISDVTDFSFDFDDLDLIRK; this is translated from the coding sequence ATGAAGAAGAAATTTTCTTTTTTCCTTTTTCTTTTAACGGTGGGTGCTGCCAACGCACAGGTCGAAGAGAAAAAACTGGACGAGCTGGTTCAAAATACCTTAAAAACTTTTGACGTTCCGGGAATGTCTGTCGGAATTATCAAAGATGGAAAAGTGATTTATTCTAAAGGGTTTGGCGTTCGTTCGTTAACCACAAAACAACCCATGGACGATAATACTTTAGTTGGAATTGCTTCCAATTCTAAAGGTTTTACGTGTACGGCTTTGGCGATTTTGGCAGATGAAGGAAAACTGGATTGGGATGATAAAGTTTCAAAATATATTCCTGAATTTCAGATGTATGATGCGCATGTTTCCCAAAATGTAACGATCAAAGATTTGGTAACGCACAGAGCTGGTTTAGGTTTGGGACAGGGCGATCTGATGTTTTTTCCTGAAGGCGGAAATCTGACGGTGAATGACATTGTTCATAACGTAAGATATCTGAAGCCTGAAAATCCTTTCAGAACGACTTTGGATTATAATAATATCATGTTTATTGTTGCCGGAGAAGTTATCCACAGAGTTTCCGGATTAAGCTGGGCTGAATTTATTGAGCAGAGAATTATGAAACCTGTCGGAATGACTTCAAGTTTTGGAAGCTACAACAGAGCAAAGGCAGTTGCTAATAAAATTGATGCACACGCGCCGGTAGATGGAAAAGCAATCGCTGTTCCTCACGATTGGAATGAAACAGGAAATGCAGCGGGAGGAATTATGAGTAATATCAAAGACATGACGACGTGGGCAGAATGTCTATTAAATAATTTCACAACCAAAGACGGTAAAAAATTGGTTTCAGATAAAAATGTTCAGCAGCTTTGGAGCTTACAGATTCCAGATAAAGTGGCGGCTAAAAATCCTTATGACACCAGCTTTTATGGTTACGGAATGGGTTGGTTTCTAAGTGATGTGAAAGGGCATAAGCAGATTCAGCATACAGGCGGATTGATCGGTACGGTGACTCAGTTTACTTTGATTCCTGATCTTAAATTAGGAATTGTAGTATTGACTAATCAACAATCAGGTGCTGCTTTCAACACCATTACAAACACCGTGAAAGATTCTTATCTTGGAGTGGCAGACAGAAACTGGTTGAAAACTTACGGCGAACGAATGATAAAAGTGGATGAACTTTATGATAAACAGAAAAAAGAAGCTTTTGCTAAATCTGAAACCTTTAAAAAAGAGAAAAATCTTCATCCAAAATCTGAACAGTTTGTAGGAACTTACCATGACGTTTGGTTTGGCGATGTAGATATTGCTCAACAAGGAAATATGTACAGACTTTCATGTAAAAATTCTCCACGGTTAAAAGGTGAATTATTGCCTTTCTCCAATAATTCTTTCATCATCAAATGGGACGACAGAAGCTATGATGCCGATTCTTACATTATATTTAATTATGATGAATCCGGAAAAGCACAGTCTGCAAAATTAAAAGCTATTTCTGATGTTACGGATTTCAGCTTTGATTTTGATGATTTGGATTTAATTAGAAAATAA
- a CDS encoding T9SS type A sorting domain-containing protein yields the protein MLFNTEIRAQNVATKLMDLAGGPNAMLIDKNILYIGLYDQDKVVKVDLFNPSLPPVAVVENILRPYGFALKDNVLYISEFNGNRIRKKNLASPGTDSEILVNGITFPIGLEFLNNDLYIASSGSDQIFKFDVSQPSSLPIVVTEAKKPFDIEIIGNEIYYTERILDRVSKMNLTIPGSNTLVHQFNTYSYPSGLASRNNELYVALPEENNISKINLNQSPPNVSVTLTSSLFSHASRIIINNNTMYVGDIFANAIFTGQLDTLNTSEVSLKNNFSIFPNPVKEFVTVKGTSEKEYTIFDLSGRQIQSGLINNSRIYCGTLQPGNYILKIGEISKKLIKQP from the coding sequence ATGCTTTTCAATACTGAAATACGTGCTCAGAACGTCGCAACAAAATTAATGGATCTCGCAGGCGGTCCCAATGCAATGCTTATCGATAAGAATATACTTTACATCGGACTTTACGATCAGGATAAAGTCGTAAAAGTAGATCTTTTTAACCCCAGTCTTCCTCCCGTAGCGGTTGTTGAAAATATTCTCAGACCTTATGGTTTTGCTTTAAAGGATAATGTCCTTTACATCTCTGAATTCAATGGAAACAGAATCAGAAAAAAGAACCTTGCTTCTCCGGGAACAGATTCAGAAATCCTTGTTAACGGAATTACTTTTCCCATTGGTTTAGAGTTTCTGAATAATGATCTCTATATTGCCTCATCAGGCTCCGATCAGATTTTTAAATTTGATGTTTCCCAACCTTCATCTCTTCCGATAGTCGTTACAGAAGCTAAGAAACCTTTTGATATCGAGATCATCGGGAATGAAATATACTATACCGAGCGAATACTGGACAGGGTTTCTAAAATGAATCTCACTATTCCGGGGAGCAATACGCTGGTTCATCAGTTCAATACTTACAGCTATCCTTCTGGTTTAGCTTCAAGAAATAATGAACTTTACGTAGCCTTACCAGAAGAGAACAATATCTCAAAGATTAATCTGAATCAGAGTCCTCCCAATGTATCGGTAACCCTCACTTCTTCTCTATTCAGTCATGCCTCAAGAATAATAATTAATAATAACACGATGTATGTGGGAGATATTTTCGCGAATGCAATTTTTACAGGGCAGCTTGATACCCTGAATACTTCAGAGGTTAGCCTTAAAAATAATTTCAGCATTTTCCCGAATCCGGTAAAAGAATTTGTAACGGTAAAAGGTACTTCAGAAAAAGAATATACAATTTTTGATCTCAGTGGAAGACAAATACAGTCGGGGCTGATTAATAATAGCAGAATATACTGTGGAACCCTTCAGCCAGGCAATTATATTCTTAAAATAGGAGAAATAAGCAAAAAGCTGATTAAGCAACCTTAG
- a CDS encoding FUSC family protein yields the protein MKVHNPTQNRLQYLLEFKQTERKWHFPVLAALCIGSCLFIGYFLGKPNYGSLSSLGALTILYFTSAPITQRMIHLVTCAFGMVFSFTISLFFGFNVYFSALSLGIVAFLAHFISSYFKIPPPGNFFFIMVAAMASTFKFDLEMIPTRVGLVAMGAILSCSFAFIYSVFVEKGKVVTIPRRAFSKRRYTKFVESTIIGIFMALTLIIGHVLKFNNTYWVSIAAIAIIQGRNFEHVRQRNMHRILGTFIGIGLAWLILLFDPEKIVTIVIITILQFIIELMVVRNYGLAVIFITPLTILLAETGSEIHHNVEH from the coding sequence ATGAAAGTACACAATCCGACACAAAATAGATTGCAATATTTATTGGAATTTAAGCAGACAGAAAGAAAATGGCATTTTCCTGTTCTTGCAGCATTATGTATCGGAAGCTGTTTATTCATCGGTTATTTTTTAGGAAAACCGAATTACGGAAGCCTTTCCAGCTTGGGAGCATTAACGATTCTATATTTCACATCGGCGCCCATTACGCAAAGAATGATTCATCTGGTGACTTGTGCTTTTGGAATGGTTTTCTCGTTTACGATAAGTCTGTTTTTTGGTTTTAATGTCTACTTTTCAGCATTATCATTGGGGATAGTTGCATTTCTGGCTCATTTTATTTCATCTTATTTTAAAATTCCGCCGCCTGGAAATTTTTTCTTTATCATGGTTGCAGCAATGGCAAGTACCTTCAAATTTGATTTGGAAATGATTCCTACAAGAGTAGGACTGGTTGCAATGGGAGCCATTTTATCGTGTTCTTTTGCCTTTATCTATTCAGTTTTTGTTGAAAAAGGAAAAGTGGTAACAATTCCGAGAAGAGCATTTAGTAAAAGACGTTATACCAAATTTGTAGAAAGTACGATTATCGGGATTTTCATGGCTTTAACCTTAATTATCGGTCATGTTTTAAAGTTCAATAATACGTATTGGGTCTCTATTGCGGCCATTGCGATTATTCAGGGACGAAATTTTGAACATGTGCGACAACGAAATATGCACAGAATTTTAGGGACTTTTATTGGAATAGGTCTTGCATGGCTCATTCTGTTATTTGACCCTGAAAAGATTGTGACGATCGTTATTATCACCATTTTACAGTTTATCATTGAATTGATGGTGGTGAGAAATTATGGTTTAGCGGTGATTTTTATTACTCCTTTAACCATTCTTTTAGCAGAAACGGGAAGTGAGATTCATCATAATGTGGAACATTAG
- the def gene encoding peptide deformylase, with protein sequence MILPIRAFGDSVLRKVGKDIDKDYPALQELIDNMFETMYSANGIGLAAPQIGLDIRLFVIDVTPLADDEDYEDIKDELAEFKKVFINARILEESGEEWKFNEGCLSIPDVREDVKRKETIVIEYYDENFVKHTETFSDIRARVIQHEYDHIEGVLFTDHLSALKKKLVKGKLTKITHGDVSISYKMRFPK encoded by the coding sequence ATGATTTTACCGATAAGAGCCTTTGGGGATTCAGTTTTAAGAAAAGTAGGGAAGGATATTGATAAAGATTATCCGGCGCTACAAGAGTTGATAGACAATATGTTTGAAACGATGTACAGTGCAAACGGTATAGGGCTGGCTGCACCGCAAATCGGGTTAGACATTCGTTTATTCGTGATAGACGTTACTCCTTTAGCAGATGATGAGGATTATGAAGATATTAAGGATGAATTGGCAGAGTTTAAAAAAGTTTTCATTAACGCAAGAATCTTAGAAGAATCTGGTGAAGAATGGAAGTTCAATGAAGGCTGTCTTTCTATTCCTGATGTGAGAGAAGACGTGAAGAGAAAGGAGACTATCGTTATTGAATATTATGATGAAAATTTTGTAAAACATACAGAAACTTTTTCCGATATTAGAGCCCGCGTAATTCAGCATGAATATGATCATATTGAAGGGGTTTTATTTACCGACCACTTAAGTGCTTTAAAAAAGAAATTGGTGAAAGGTAAATTGACGAAAATTACTCACGGGGACGTAAGCATCAGTTACAAAATGAGATTTCCAAAATAG
- a CDS encoding DUF5606 family protein yields MLLEKIISISGKPGLFKLVSQLRNGFIIEDVTTKKKVSIGNSSQVSLLDNIAMFTFDKEVPLFEVFENIAKNNEYKQAIAHKSSDAELKDFMLASLPNYDTERVYASDIKKLAQWYNILQKAGYITPDSFVKAEPETLDGAPAEEVSLETEAPKKVAPKAEKPATPKVKATAAPKSAPKTTQSKKG; encoded by the coding sequence ATGCTGTTAGAAAAAATAATTTCAATTTCCGGAAAACCAGGACTTTTCAAATTAGTTTCTCAATTAAGAAACGGATTTATTATTGAAGATGTTACCACTAAGAAAAAAGTAAGCATTGGAAACTCAAGCCAGGTAAGTTTGTTGGATAATATCGCGATGTTCACTTTTGATAAAGAAGTTCCTTTGTTTGAAGTTTTTGAAAATATTGCTAAAAACAATGAATACAAACAGGCTATCGCTCACAAATCCAGTGATGCTGAATTAAAAGACTTCATGTTAGCTTCACTTCCAAACTACGATACAGAAAGAGTATATGCTTCTGACATCAAAAAATTGGCACAGTGGTACAATATTCTTCAGAAAGCAGGATATATTACTCCGGACAGCTTCGTGAAAGCTGAGCCTGAAACATTAGACGGTGCACCGGCTGAAGAAGTAAGCTTAGAAACTGAAGCTCCTAAAAAAGTGGCTCCTAAAGCTGAAAAACCGGCAACCCCGAAAGTAAAAGCAACGGCAGCTCCGAAATCAGCTCCAAAAACGACGCAGTCTAAAAAAGGATAA